In a genomic window of Sphingomonas bisphenolicum:
- a CDS encoding ParB/RepB/Spo0J family partition protein: MSRKNASFAAELAAGINPPEEGAPAPRRPGLGANVLTGRENRLAELAAGTVVSRTHELVDPARCRMWAGHNREYALLNEERCADLIESMKAQGRQEMPAIVRRVRGEPDYDFEVICGARRHWSISWLRGHNYPDFRFLVDIRELSDEEAFRIADIENRAREDLSDLERARDYLRALEAYYEGRQKVMAERINVTESWLSRYLDLARLPAELMIAFPNPQDLRIKHVTTIKPLLKPDDRRQRVFAEAAALRARSGGEGAPVAVPEIVRALALAADPPKKSGSPKRSGSSETVASQAGKPLLRFEGKDRKGVRITLLPHGGGSRDEAEAAIKTLLDTHWR, from the coding sequence ATGAGCAGGAAAAATGCGAGTTTCGCAGCAGAACTGGCCGCTGGAATCAATCCGCCCGAAGAGGGTGCGCCCGCGCCGCGCCGGCCTGGGCTGGGCGCCAATGTCCTAACAGGCCGGGAGAATCGATTGGCCGAACTGGCGGCGGGGACGGTCGTCAGCCGCACCCATGAATTGGTTGATCCTGCGCGTTGCCGAATGTGGGCTGGGCATAACCGCGAATATGCCTTGCTCAACGAAGAGCGGTGCGCCGATCTTATCGAAAGCATGAAGGCGCAAGGGCGCCAGGAGATGCCTGCAATCGTCCGCCGTGTGCGGGGCGAACCCGACTATGATTTCGAGGTGATCTGCGGTGCGCGGCGCCATTGGTCGATCAGCTGGCTGCGCGGCCACAACTATCCCGACTTCCGCTTTCTCGTCGATATTCGCGAACTGTCGGACGAGGAAGCGTTCCGCATAGCGGACATCGAGAACAGGGCGCGCGAAGACCTCAGCGATCTCGAGCGCGCGCGGGATTATCTCCGCGCGCTGGAAGCCTATTATGAGGGTAGGCAGAAGGTCATGGCCGAGCGGATCAATGTCACCGAAAGCTGGTTGAGCCGCTATCTCGACCTCGCGCGTCTGCCGGCCGAGTTGATGATCGCCTTTCCCAATCCGCAGGATTTGCGGATCAAGCACGTCACAACGATCAAGCCATTGCTGAAACCCGACGATCGTCGCCAGCGGGTATTTGCCGAAGCGGCGGCCCTGAGGGCGCGATCGGGAGGGGAGGGGGCTCCGGTCGCCGTGCCGGAGATTGTTCGTGCGCTGGCGCTTGCGGCTGATCCCCCCAAGAAGTCAGGATCCCCCAAGAGGTCAGGATCGAGCGAAACCGTGGCGTCGCAGGCCGGAAAGCCGTTGCTTCGGTTTGAAGGCAAGGATCGCAAGGGGGTTAGGATCACCTTGCTCCCGCATGGTGGCGGTTCGCGGGACGAAGCGGAGGCAGCTATCAAGACCTTGCTCGATACGCATTGGCGGTAG
- a CDS encoding AAA family ATPase produces MAASLDIDDTHDLLSVATLAQRTSSVLERLRDSARSARADERREPTFPIGKAADLVGRTPAAIRDAEKDGRLPPPPRTENNRRVGYTLAQLNDMRGLFGTRPWRAADDPCCVVAVQNFKGGVGKSTLSVHLAQYLAIQGYRVALIDCDSQASATTLFGYVPDLDLSEEDTLYPFLREEEMTSLDYALRKTHFDGLELIPANLRLFQSEYEIAARMARGQGGLIDRLSEGIASISDRFDVIVLDPPPALGAISLSVLRAANALVVPVPPTVMDFSSTAAFLAMLDETIETLAERGFAPTLRFLRFVASKVDENKSMQKELLNLMRTLFGQAMVRTPLKDSAEIDNATARLMTVYELDGPVTSSAVRNRCLTYLDGVNAELELDIRAMWPSHLSRLRKEGLA; encoded by the coding sequence GTGGCAGCATCACTAGACATCGACGACACCCATGACCTTCTCTCGGTGGCGACGCTTGCCCAGCGTACCTCCTCGGTGCTGGAACGCCTCCGCGACTCGGCGCGCAGCGCACGGGCGGATGAACGCCGCGAGCCCACCTTCCCGATCGGAAAGGCCGCTGATCTGGTTGGGCGAACGCCTGCTGCAATCCGTGACGCGGAAAAGGATGGGCGTCTTCCGCCACCACCGCGAACCGAGAATAATCGCAGGGTTGGTTACACCCTTGCCCAACTCAACGATATGCGAGGCCTGTTCGGCACCAGGCCCTGGCGGGCGGCTGACGATCCATGCTGTGTCGTCGCCGTCCAAAACTTCAAGGGCGGTGTCGGCAAATCGACCTTGTCGGTCCACCTTGCCCAATATCTCGCGATCCAGGGCTACCGCGTTGCCCTTATCGACTGCGACAGTCAGGCCTCCGCGACGACGTTGTTCGGCTATGTGCCTGATCTCGACCTGAGCGAGGAGGACACGCTTTACCCGTTCCTCAGGGAGGAGGAGATGACCTCGCTCGATTATGCGCTGCGCAAAACGCATTTCGACGGTCTCGAACTGATCCCGGCAAACTTGCGGCTGTTCCAGTCGGAATATGAGATCGCGGCTCGAATGGCGCGAGGGCAGGGGGGGCTTATCGATCGCCTCTCCGAGGGTATCGCCAGCATCTCCGATCGCTTTGATGTCATCGTCCTCGATCCGCCCCCAGCCCTCGGCGCCATCTCATTGTCGGTGTTACGCGCCGCGAACGCACTCGTCGTGCCGGTGCCCCCCACCGTCATGGACTTTTCCTCGACCGCGGCGTTTCTGGCGATGCTTGATGAGACCATCGAGACGCTGGCCGAACGCGGTTTCGCACCGACCCTCAGATTTCTGCGCTTCGTTGCGTCCAAGGTTGATGAGAATAAGTCGATGCAGAAGGAACTGCTCAATCTGATGCGGACGCTGTTTGGTCAGGCGATGGTGCGCACGCCGCTCAAGGACTCGGCAGAAATCGACAACGCGACCGCCCGTTTGATGACGGTCTATGAGCTGGACGGTCCGGTGACGAGCAGCGCCGTCCGCAACCGCTGCCTCACCTATCTCGATGGGGTGAATGCCGAACTCGAGTTGGATATTCGGGCCATGTGGCCCAGCCATTTGAGCCGCTTGCGCAAGGAAGGCCTGGCGTGA
- a CDS encoding replication initiation protein: MRVAAALQAKGGEEFAKPGSIVEIKFVKGQSLSLTASRLLALMILTAGGDAWEDRPHRMRKADIRRGHKGNERISDMLEELHRTLFAIDDRSWRGKKATLRFSLISSSREEAEDTDGADAGWIEWEFTPDARKLIQESESYAVLNRQAVLGFRSSYALKLYEIGSLRLHRRQSTWKGDMAALRAALGISPDVYKDFAQLRRKVLEKAKAEIDQLAHFRVEWKEIRQGRTVTEIEFRFEPKDAPAQIATVDEIERHSTGRKARREGAVETVAETVEVGSVVKAAISALVAPEKSSEIVFPQGTIRFNAEGLATIARSHGGGWDIDLIADAYRQQMGDRLAKLKGAKLTSSWTGFCESFVARRGRP; encoded by the coding sequence ATGCGCGTTGCGGCGGCCTTGCAGGCGAAGGGTGGCGAGGAATTCGCCAAACCCGGCAGCATCGTTGAGATCAAGTTCGTGAAAGGCCAATCGCTGAGCCTGACGGCGTCCCGGTTGCTCGCGTTGATGATCCTGACCGCAGGCGGGGATGCCTGGGAGGACCGGCCGCATCGCATGCGCAAGGCGGATATTCGCCGCGGTCACAAGGGTAACGAACGTATCTCCGACATGCTGGAGGAACTTCACCGCACCCTCTTCGCGATCGACGATCGATCTTGGCGCGGCAAGAAGGCTACGCTGCGCTTTTCTCTGATCTCGTCGTCCCGCGAAGAGGCTGAAGATACAGACGGGGCGGATGCGGGCTGGATTGAATGGGAGTTTACGCCTGATGCGCGCAAGCTCATTCAGGAGTCCGAGAGCTATGCCGTCCTCAATCGTCAGGCGGTGCTCGGCTTTCGATCGAGCTATGCCCTCAAGCTTTATGAGATCGGATCGCTGCGGCTCCATCGTCGCCAGTCGACCTGGAAGGGCGATATGGCGGCGCTGCGCGCAGCGCTGGGCATTTCGCCAGACGTTTATAAGGATTTCGCGCAGCTCCGTCGCAAGGTGCTCGAGAAGGCGAAGGCCGAGATCGACCAGCTGGCCCACTTCCGGGTGGAGTGGAAGGAGATACGACAGGGCCGAACAGTGACCGAGATCGAGTTTCGATTCGAGCCGAAGGATGCGCCGGCGCAGATCGCGACCGTCGATGAGATCGAGCGGCACTCGACGGGGCGCAAGGCACGCCGGGAGGGCGCTGTCGAGACGGTCGCCGAAACGGTGGAAGTGGGATCGGTCGTGAAGGCCGCCATCAGCGCACTGGTCGCGCCGGAGAAAAGTTCGGAGATCGTCTTTCCGCAAGGTACGATCCGATTCAACGCGGAAGGCTTGGCGACCATCGCCCGGTCGCATGGCGGTGGCTGGGATATCGATCTTATCGCTGACGCCTATCGCCAGCAGATGGGCGACCGTCTGGCGAAGCTCAAGGGCGCGAAACTCACGAGTTCGTGGACGGGCTTTTGCGAGAGCTTCGTCGCCCGACGGGGGCGACCATAA
- a CDS encoding single-stranded DNA-binding protein, which produces MINFAKFEIIGRIGEIDAKPKVTNISVCANYRRRGEGDQWIEDSYWNRVVIFSDGQRKYIDEKAQVGDLVRIAGRLRDTSYERDGTTHYTTDRIVEEFGVLATKAA; this is translated from the coding sequence ATGATCAATTTTGCCAAATTCGAGATCATCGGACGGATCGGTGAAATCGACGCCAAGCCCAAGGTCACGAACATCTCAGTATGCGCGAACTATCGCCGCCGCGGAGAAGGCGATCAGTGGATCGAGGATAGCTACTGGAACCGAGTCGTCATCTTCAGCGACGGCCAGCGTAAATATATCGATGAGAAGGCCCAGGTTGGCGATCTCGTACGGATTGCCGGACGGCTCCGTGACACCTCCTACGAGCGCGACGGCACCACCCACTACACGACCGACCGGATCGTCGAGGAGTTCGGTGTGCTCGCGACCAAGGCAGCATAG